A region from the Candidatus Electrothrix scaldis genome encodes:
- a CDS encoding M20/M25/M40 family metallo-hydrolase translates to MQLQKLINRERLAQTFIRLCETDSPSRKEGRMAALVTEMLCDLDAAPPFEDDSAAKTGSECGNLIFRFEGDPDQDPLFFNCHLDTVEPGTGVKVVRKDDIFTSLGETILGSDDKSGIAAMIEALTVLRENKLCHAPLEFIFTTCEEIGLLGAKALNPEHVRARMGYALDSTGFGRVVVGAPASNRLTIKVKGVAAHAGLHPELGINAITLAAKALAIAPCGRIDEETSVNFGTIQGGTASNIVAEEVLIEGEVRSHTPEKLDRLTAEVEQAFVQVIDGWSDPSGKARGVPELDFHVESDFPAMLLTAKDAVIQRLDAAAVRVGIPMQREIAGGGSDANIFNGRGLQTAIIATGMTHVHSTDEQVSLEDMTNLTALLLALAGN, encoded by the coding sequence ATGCAGCTGCAAAAACTAATTAATCGGGAACGGCTTGCCCAGACCTTTATCCGCCTCTGTGAAACCGACAGCCCCTCCCGCAAGGAAGGGCGTATGGCCGCGTTGGTCACGGAAATGCTCTGTGACCTGGATGCCGCCCCTCCTTTTGAGGATGATTCAGCCGCCAAAACCGGCTCAGAATGCGGCAACCTGATCTTCCGTTTTGAGGGCGATCCTGATCAGGATCCGCTCTTTTTTAATTGCCACCTGGATACGGTGGAGCCTGGTACCGGCGTCAAGGTGGTACGCAAGGATGATATTTTCACCAGCCTGGGCGAAACCATCCTGGGCAGTGACGATAAATCCGGTATTGCCGCCATGATTGAGGCCCTGACCGTGTTGCGGGAAAATAAGCTGTGCCATGCCCCCTTGGAGTTTATCTTCACCACCTGCGAGGAGATCGGGTTGCTCGGGGCCAAGGCTCTGAACCCCGAACATGTCCGGGCTAGGATGGGCTATGCCCTGGATTCCACTGGCTTTGGTAGGGTGGTTGTCGGAGCGCCTGCCTCCAATCGGCTCACTATCAAGGTGAAGGGTGTGGCTGCCCATGCAGGTCTCCACCCGGAGCTGGGCATCAACGCCATTACCCTGGCGGCAAAGGCCCTGGCGATAGCTCCCTGCGGCAGGATAGATGAAGAGACCTCGGTGAATTTCGGTACCATTCAGGGCGGGACCGCCTCCAATATCGTTGCGGAAGAAGTCCTTATTGAGGGTGAGGTGCGCAGTCATACTCCGGAAAAGCTGGATCGCCTGACGGCAGAGGTGGAACAGGCCTTTGTGCAGGTGATTGATGGCTGGAGCGATCCTTCAGGTAAGGCCCGTGGGGTACCAGAGCTGGATTTCCATGTAGAGTCGGATTTTCCGGCCATGCTGCTCACAGCCAAGGATGCGGTGATTCAACGCCTTGATGCGGCTGCGGTCCGGGTTGGTATTCCCATGCAGCGTGAGATCGCGGGCGGTGGCAGCGATGCTAATATCTTTAATGGTCGCGGCCTGCAAACGGCTATTATAGCCACCGGCATGACCCATGTTCATTCCACTGACGAGCAGGTCAGTCTTGAAGATATGACCAATCTCACCGCCCTGCTGCTTGCCCTTGCAGGGAACTAA
- a CDS encoding response regulator: MKLLIADDELSTRTLLKTCVIKWGYTVVEAGDGLEAMTVLRSQDPPRIAVLDWMMPGLDGVEICSRLQEEPNEQLTYTILLTCKSDKEDAIHALDQGAHDFLSKPVHIGELHSRIEVGKRLLEANDRLIELDRLRDRFLRIAAHDLKNPLGFIISMTELLTDDDFPEVRQKPEPHLYAIRDAASKMQNLVNELLTSTMKEKEVS, from the coding sequence ATGAAACTTCTCATAGCAGACGATGAGCTGTCGACTAGGACCCTGCTCAAGACTTGTGTGATAAAATGGGGGTATACTGTTGTCGAGGCCGGAGACGGTCTGGAAGCGATGACCGTCCTCCGTAGCCAGGACCCGCCTCGGATAGCGGTGCTGGACTGGATGATGCCTGGCCTGGATGGGGTTGAGATCTGCTCCCGTTTGCAAGAGGAGCCCAATGAGCAACTCACCTACACCATCCTCCTGACCTGCAAATCAGACAAGGAAGATGCTATTCATGCCCTTGACCAGGGAGCCCATGATTTTCTCAGTAAGCCGGTGCATATCGGGGAGCTGCACAGCCGGATCGAAGTGGGGAAACGCCTTCTTGAGGCCAATGATCGCCTGATTGAGCTTGATCGTCTCAGGGATCGTTTCTTACGGATAGCAGCCCATGATCTCAAGAACCCCTTGGGCTTTATTATCTCCATGACCGAGTTACTGACAGATGATGATTTCCCGGAAGTACGCCAAAAACCTGAGCCGCACCTCTATGCCATCCGTGATGCGGCATCCAAGATGCAAAATCTGGTCAATGAACTGCTCACCTCAACGATGAAAGAAAAAGAGGTGAGCTAG
- a CDS encoding putative addiction module antidote protein: MSKTETTPFDVAEHLRTPEEMAAYLEATFEEADGDAAFIAKALGDIARAKGMSQVARDAGLSRESLYKALSGERVPGFDTILKVVRALGLKLHAEANLAHG; the protein is encoded by the coding sequence ATGAGCAAAACAGAAACAACCCCTTTCGATGTAGCGGAACATCTCAGAACACCGGAAGAAATGGCTGCCTACCTTGAGGCGACCTTTGAAGAGGCGGACGGAGATGCTGCATTTATCGCCAAAGCCCTGGGGGATATTGCCCGTGCGAAGGGAATGTCTCAAGTGGCAAGAGATGCCGGACTGTCCCGGGAAAGCCTGTACAAAGCTCTTTCGGGTGAAAGGGTTCCCGGATTTGATACGATATTGAAGGTCGTCAGGGCGCTTGGTCTCAAACTGCATGCGGAAGCAAATCTTGCTCATGGGTAA
- a CDS encoding ribonuclease HI family protein, with amino-acid sequence MPDLDRASLATALGEQLPDSVLAKLFPNYPLADIRAVLRGQQKTARIKTPPAQQQNLFATSSAQSASIYKLFTDGASRGNPGEAGAGSVLLDADGQELAARSAYLGQCTNNVAEYKALLLGVQSALELGCSRLEIFLDSQLIVRQLQGQYKVKHAALQPLFAEVKGLLSKLQHWTVAHVPREQNKRADELANRGIDEKGA; translated from the coding sequence ATGCCTGATTTAGACCGGGCTTCTCTTGCGACAGCCTTAGGGGAACAGCTGCCGGATTCTGTCCTGGCAAAGCTGTTCCCAAATTATCCTCTTGCCGATATACGTGCTGTTTTACGCGGTCAACAGAAAACAGCACGTATAAAGACCCCACCTGCTCAACAGCAAAATCTCTTTGCCACATCCTCTGCCCAATCCGCTTCTATCTATAAGCTCTTTACCGACGGTGCCTCACGGGGAAATCCCGGAGAAGCCGGGGCAGGGAGTGTGCTGTTGGATGCTGATGGGCAGGAGCTTGCGGCGCGGTCTGCCTATCTTGGTCAATGCACCAATAATGTGGCCGAGTACAAGGCCTTGCTTCTCGGGGTGCAATCAGCCCTTGAGCTGGGCTGTTCCAGGCTGGAAATTTTTCTTGATTCCCAATTGATCGTCCGCCAGCTGCAAGGGCAGTATAAGGTGAAACATGCTGCCTTACAGCCTTTGTTTGCCGAGGTGAAGGGGCTGCTGAGCAAGTTGCAGCACTGGACCGTAGCTCATGTGCCTCGGGAGCAGAATAAGCGGGCAGATGAGCTGGCGAATCGGGGAATTGATGAGAAAGGAGCATAA
- a CDS encoding Nif3-like dinuclear metal center hexameric protein, giving the protein MPLFLFVVVNVQNILNILQRIAPLDLAQSWDNVGLLIGSPDNRVSSILLALDPTSALIAKAEQCNAELIITHHPAIFHPLKRLRSDSPAEKFLHAAVRAGINVIGCHTNLDAAYGGVNDVLAERLHLQETAPLLPDGGECCGKKTGLGRVGRLSEPISAGAFLKQVDLALSPPWLLEAGPRPETVSCVGVCGGSCSDIAATALAAGADVFITSEIKHDVARWAEEAGFWLIDGGHFATEYPAMKGLQQLLVEGLEASGMDVLVQCAPQEPPLRLAAGKVSTY; this is encoded by the coding sequence GTGCCTCTTTTTCTTTTTGTTGTGGTAAACGTTCAGAATATACTCAATATTCTTCAGAGGATCGCTCCTCTTGATCTCGCTCAGTCCTGGGATAATGTCGGGTTGCTTATCGGCAGTCCAGACAATCGGGTTTCCTCCATTCTCCTTGCCCTGGATCCTACCAGTGCCCTGATTGCCAAGGCAGAGCAATGCAATGCCGAACTTATCATCACCCACCATCCGGCTATTTTTCATCCTTTGAAGAGGTTGCGTTCGGATAGTCCTGCGGAAAAATTTCTTCATGCCGCTGTGCGGGCAGGAATAAATGTCATTGGTTGTCATACTAATCTTGATGCCGCCTATGGCGGGGTCAATGATGTCCTTGCCGAACGCCTTCATTTGCAAGAGACAGCTCCATTGCTCCCTGATGGTGGAGAGTGCTGTGGCAAGAAGACAGGGCTGGGGCGAGTAGGCAGGTTGAGCGAGCCAATTTCGGCGGGAGCATTTCTGAAACAGGTTGACCTTGCTCTTTCTCCTCCTTGGTTGTTGGAAGCTGGACCACGTCCGGAGACAGTGAGTTGCGTCGGCGTCTGCGGAGGATCCTGTTCCGATATTGCTGCAACCGCTTTGGCTGCTGGCGCAGATGTGTTTATTACTTCTGAAATTAAACACGATGTGGCCCGTTGGGCCGAAGAAGCTGGGTTCTGGCTGATTGATGGCGGCCATTTCGCCACAGAGTACCCGGCGATGAAAGGATTACAACAGTTGCTTGTTGAGGGGCTGGAGGCCTCAGGTATGGATGTGCTGGTGCAATGCGCACCGCAGGAACCACCACTTCGGCTGGCAGCAGGAAAAGTCTCTACGTATTAA
- a CDS encoding YqaA family protein translates to MERIGERVEMQEEKTQQVDMKEKPSQKPGPVRRLYDWMLSWADSPYGLHVLVLISFAESSFFPIPPDVLLIALVLGATTRWYKFAFWCTLASVAGGLAGYGIGVFGWETIGQWIVQHIAHMELTEVNGRQDIALPAYLVSSMGASLGGEYLFQVYDHWNAWIVFVFGLTPLPYKLVTITAGVARVNLPVFLVASVLSRALRFFVVAWILSKWGDPARRFIDRYFNLLTIAFIVLLVGGFLVLKLVM, encoded by the coding sequence AAGAGAAAACGCAGCAAGTTGATATGAAAGAAAAGCCTAGTCAAAAGCCTGGTCCTGTCCGCCGTCTCTATGATTGGATGTTGAGTTGGGCAGACAGTCCCTACGGGTTGCACGTCCTTGTTCTTATCTCTTTTGCCGAGTCCAGTTTTTTCCCTATTCCGCCGGATGTCTTGTTGATAGCCTTGGTACTCGGGGCAACCACTCGTTGGTACAAGTTCGCCTTTTGGTGTACCTTGGCTTCGGTGGCTGGTGGCTTGGCCGGTTACGGGATCGGAGTGTTCGGCTGGGAAACCATCGGGCAATGGATAGTGCAGCATATTGCTCATATGGAGCTGACAGAGGTGAATGGTCGGCAGGATATAGCCCTGCCAGCCTATCTGGTTTCCAGTATGGGAGCTTCTTTGGGTGGTGAATATCTGTTTCAAGTCTACGATCACTGGAATGCCTGGATCGTCTTTGTCTTTGGTTTGACCCCCTTGCCTTATAAACTGGTGACGATTACGGCCGGTGTGGCACGGGTGAATCTGCCTGTTTTTCTGGTCGCCTCGGTTTTGTCCCGGGCCTTGCGCTTTTTTGTGGTGGCCTGGATACTCTCGAAATGGGGTGATCCTGCCCGTCGTTTTATTGATCGCTATTTCAATCTGTTGACCATCGCCTTTATTGTGTTGTTGGTTGGTGGTTTTTTGGTCTTGAAATTAGTTATGTAG
- a CDS encoding Uma2 family endonuclease, whose amino-acid sequence MEWAEVIGNPLLRNLPFKIELNRFGKILMTPSSNQHGRIQGRMAANLINKLPNGEVITECSIQTSEGVKVADVAWASDEFIRTFAYETPYPKAPEICIEIVSPSNSKAEIIGKVELYLAKGAQEVWVVYEGGKIVTYSHVGEIEHSALASDAQKL is encoded by the coding sequence ATGGAATGGGCTGAAGTCATCGGTAACCCTCTCCTGAGGAATCTTCCCTTCAAAATCGAGCTGAATCGCTTCGGTAAAATCCTCATGACCCCGTCCTCCAACCAGCACGGACGCATCCAAGGCCGGATGGCGGCAAATCTTATCAATAAGCTGCCCAACGGCGAGGTGATTACAGAATGTTCTATCCAAACCTCGGAAGGCGTCAAGGTCGCTGACGTGGCTTGGGCCTCGGACGAGTTCATCCGTACCTTTGCCTACGAGACCCCGTATCCTAAAGCCCCGGAAATCTGTATTGAGATCGTCTCACCCTCCAACTCCAAGGCGGAAATTATCGGCAAGGTGGAGCTGTATCTGGCAAAAGGTGCCCAGGAGGTTTGGGTGGTTTACGAGGGCGGCAAAATCGTAACCTATAGCCATGTCGGTGAGATTGAACACAGCGCATTGGCCTCTGACGCCCAGAAGCTGTAG
- the ispD gene encoding 2-C-methyl-D-erythritol 4-phosphate cytidylyltransferase, whose translation MPETSTCTTAAIIPAAGFGTRMGTDFPKQYLELAGEPVLVRTLRIFLAHPAIHCIVLVLPPGHLRPGKELLLPFLSQEQLEKILYTTGGETRQHSVQNGVKALPASVERIFVHDGARPLVSAEIIDRCLAGVEEHGAVIAAVPVKDTLKEVDEDGTEIIGTVDRSRIWQAQTPQAMDLHLLERAYEYAAATEFIGTDESSLLEHAGVSVSVVMGSEENIKITRPDDLKIADALLRKD comes from the coding sequence ATGCCTGAAACTTCAACATGTACAACCGCTGCTATCATTCCTGCGGCAGGGTTTGGTACTCGCATGGGAACGGATTTTCCCAAACAATACCTTGAGCTGGCAGGCGAGCCAGTCCTGGTGCGTACCCTACGGATTTTTCTTGCCCACCCGGCTATCCATTGCATCGTACTGGTCCTGCCTCCAGGGCATCTTCGCCCTGGCAAAGAGCTCCTCCTTCCTTTTTTGTCCCAGGAACAGCTGGAGAAAATCTTGTACACCACTGGGGGCGAAACTCGTCAGCACTCGGTCCAGAACGGTGTAAAGGCGCTCCCTGCTTCTGTTGAGCGAATTTTTGTTCATGACGGGGCCCGACCTCTGGTCAGTGCGGAGATTATTGATCGCTGCCTGGCCGGGGTTGAGGAGCACGGGGCCGTGATCGCGGCTGTCCCGGTCAAGGATACGCTGAAAGAGGTTGATGAGGACGGCACAGAGATTATCGGAACTGTGGATCGCTCCCGGATCTGGCAGGCACAGACGCCCCAGGCAATGGATCTGCACTTGCTGGAACGGGCCTATGAGTATGCAGCAGCCACTGAATTTATCGGCACGGATGAGTCCTCTCTGCTGGAACATGCCGGAGTTTCGGTGAGCGTGGTTATGGGCAGTGAAGAGAATATCAAAATTACCCGCCCGGACGATCTCAAGATCGCAGATGCTCTGCTCCGGAAGGATTAG
- a CDS encoding tetratricopeptide repeat protein, which translates to MFQKIFAAIKIEESRKTWEQLSRKLAALTAQDVVETRIEERLRLEQLIEQTKKERLGLEKKLLHMEQQRGGADSLPTSKDSPSADDFSPDWPVSPWWASALANIKLRYLLLLLIPGAGAIALFSQFQPTSCSVKQISHDDKSNASLNIEQSQVSVKGDLINAEGDITVNKTYGLDEMKLKAMLEQQQNNILKEMRTAVGDEKKLHELEQKLQAVEEKLADIQKSYEEELARRRAADKALAELKGQLPVARIAEAKKRLEQGDPEAAEQVFDEVADKEGKSVALAAYQSGQLAAGRLDYPKAMHQYRKAVTLEKDNPDYLLAAGQMARTLADYDLAQEWLERLLKVREAEKNDTSLGLVLNELGLLYRLQGKYTEAEQIIKRSLAVQEKTLGKNHPDLVLTLNNLVGLYEDHGRYVGIEPLIKRALDICEQSPGKKSSCIATPLFSLGWYYSHQGRYEDAELLFKRVLQLRKQRYGKNHLAAAFSLYALAILYTEQEGRYAEAESCYKRTLAIEENILGKSHPRVADVLRNLAGLFYKQGRYKEAEPLYKRALEIWEQSPDENHHLWLEMDLNNLAGLYYAQEKYAEAEQCYERLISIKEKELGKHHPDIAGILNNLGISYYKQGNYEKAETLYKRALAINEVAQGKESFAVATNLNNIAEIYRHQEKYDEAEPLFQRALSILKNYPDKQEIINKIQGHYDDLKKSKMAGR; encoded by the coding sequence ATGTTCCAGAAAATATTCGCTGCCATCAAAATAGAGGAGTCCCGCAAAACGTGGGAGCAGCTCTCCCGAAAGCTTGCTGCCCTTACGGCGCAGGACGTCGTGGAGACTCGGATTGAGGAACGTCTACGATTGGAACAGCTTATTGAACAGACCAAGAAAGAAAGACTGGGGCTGGAGAAGAAACTGCTGCATATGGAACAGCAGAGGGGTGGTGCGGATTCTCTGCCGACCAGCAAAGACAGCCCCTCGGCTGATGATTTTTCTCCTGATTGGCCTGTCTCCCCTTGGTGGGCTTCAGCGTTAGCGAATATTAAACTTCGTTATCTGCTCCTGCTGCTGATTCCCGGAGCAGGAGCAATTGCCTTGTTTTCTCAATTTCAGCCCACCTCTTGTTCTGTCAAGCAGATATCTCATGATGACAAGAGCAATGCATCTCTAAACATAGAGCAGAGCCAGGTATCTGTGAAAGGAGATCTGATCAATGCGGAAGGTGATATAACGGTCAACAAGACTTACGGTTTGGACGAGATGAAACTCAAGGCGATGCTGGAGCAGCAACAAAACAACATCCTTAAGGAAATGAGGACTGCGGTTGGTGATGAGAAAAAACTCCATGAGCTGGAGCAGAAATTACAAGCTGTCGAAGAAAAACTAGCCGATATCCAGAAAAGCTATGAAGAAGAACTGGCCCGCCGTCGAGCTGCGGATAAGGCCCTTGCCGAACTGAAAGGACAATTACCTGTTGCTCGGATTGCTGAGGCAAAGAAGAGACTTGAGCAGGGTGATCCCGAAGCGGCTGAACAGGTCTTTGACGAGGTGGCTGACAAAGAGGGGAAATCCGTTGCCCTTGCCGCATATCAAAGTGGGCAACTGGCTGCTGGTCGCTTGGATTATCCCAAAGCTATGCACCAGTACAGGAAGGCGGTGACCCTGGAAAAGGACAACCCGGATTACCTGCTGGCTGCCGGACAGATGGCCCGCACGCTTGCTGATTATGATCTGGCACAGGAGTGGCTGGAGCGATTGCTGAAGGTCCGCGAGGCAGAAAAGAATGATACCTCTCTTGGTCTTGTTCTTAACGAACTGGGCTTATTATATAGACTCCAAGGAAAGTATACGGAAGCCGAACAGATAATCAAACGCTCTTTAGCCGTCCAAGAAAAAACGCTGGGAAAGAATCACCCCGACTTGGTACTCACATTGAATAATCTCGTTGGGCTTTATGAGGATCATGGAAGATATGTCGGTATAGAACCGTTGATAAAACGAGCTCTAGATATCTGCGAACAATCACCCGGAAAGAAATCCTCCTGTATCGCCACCCCCCTGTTTAGTCTGGGATGGTATTATTCTCATCAAGGCCGCTATGAAGACGCAGAGCTTTTGTTTAAACGTGTATTGCAACTCAGGAAACAAAGGTACGGTAAGAATCATCTCGCAGCTGCCTTTTCCTTGTATGCTTTGGCTATTCTCTATACCGAACAAGAAGGGCGCTATGCAGAAGCCGAATCCTGCTATAAACGCACCTTGGCTATTGAAGAAAATATTTTAGGCAAAAGCCATCCAAGGGTTGCTGACGTACTAAGGAATTTGGCAGGGCTCTTTTACAAACAGGGCCGATACAAGGAGGCGGAACCGCTGTATAAACGCGCGCTGGAAATCTGGGAACAAAGTCCAGACGAAAACCATCATCTTTGGCTGGAAATGGATTTGAACAACTTGGCCGGACTATATTACGCCCAAGAAAAATACGCGGAAGCAGAACAGTGTTATGAACGTTTAATCTCAATTAAAGAGAAAGAACTTGGCAAACATCATCCTGATATTGCTGGCATTCTGAACAACCTTGGCATCTCCTACTACAAACAGGGAAATTACGAAAAAGCCGAAACGTTGTACAAACGTGCTCTCGCTATTAACGAAGTTGCACAGGGAAAAGAGTCTTTTGCTGTAGCAACCAATTTAAACAATATCGCTGAGATTTACCGGCATCAGGAGAAATACGATGAAGCAGAACCGTTGTTTCAACGTGCCCTGTCCATCTTAAAGAACTATCCGGATAAGCAGGAAATTATCAATAAGATTCAGGGGCACTATGACGATTTAAAGAAAAGCAAGATGGCCGGGCGGTAA
- a CDS encoding C4-type zinc ribbon domain-containing protein: MKEDISVLIALQELDTELSGFDRKIEEKKQELIAREQTIAEKEALAEQCREKAAELEQSQRDIKANSEEAAERIKNRQGKMMQVQTSREHQALLKEIEEAKKTIKDTEEQQLQVMEQVEAEEAKAKELENLCAGEKELLAEETVKVEKSIEKLNGQRLVVQEQRDKMAQRVPSSQIKRYDKLLKKREGLAVVRVIDAVCQGCFMTIPPQKYNDICLGEQIFSCPTCQRTLYYLPETEEADA; this comes from the coding sequence TTGAAAGAAGATATCAGCGTGCTTATAGCCCTGCAGGAACTTGATACAGAACTTTCTGGATTCGATCGAAAAATTGAAGAAAAGAAGCAAGAGCTGATAGCGCGCGAACAGACCATCGCTGAAAAAGAGGCCCTTGCTGAGCAGTGCAGGGAAAAAGCGGCGGAGCTGGAGCAGAGCCAACGCGATATCAAAGCGAACAGCGAGGAAGCCGCAGAGCGTATCAAAAACCGCCAGGGAAAAATGATGCAGGTGCAGACCAGTCGGGAGCATCAGGCCTTATTGAAAGAGATTGAAGAGGCCAAAAAGACCATCAAGGATACCGAAGAGCAGCAGCTTCAAGTAATGGAGCAGGTTGAGGCGGAGGAGGCAAAGGCTAAGGAGCTGGAGAATCTCTGCGCCGGAGAAAAGGAGCTGCTTGCCGAGGAGACCGTTAAGGTTGAAAAATCCATTGAGAAGCTGAACGGGCAGCGTTTGGTCGTGCAGGAGCAGCGCGATAAAATGGCGCAGCGTGTTCCGTCTTCACAGATAAAACGGTATGACAAGCTGCTTAAAAAACGGGAAGGGCTTGCTGTTGTGCGGGTTATTGATGCGGTGTGCCAGGGCTGTTTTATGACCATCCCACCACAGAAATATAATGACATTTGTCTGGGAGAGCAGATTTTCTCCTGTCCGACCTGCCAGCGCACCTTATACTACCTGCCTGAGACCGAAGAGGCCGATGCCTGA
- a CDS encoding type II toxin-antitoxin system RelE/ParE family toxin yields MIAIRKTKAFVKWLDKLRDIRARSRVLVRIKRLAEGNPGDVKSVGEGVYELRIYYGPGYRVYYTKINDEIVLLLVGGNKSTQSGDIKKALHLARNV; encoded by the coding sequence ATGATAGCAATTCGAAAAACAAAGGCATTTGTGAAGTGGCTTGATAAACTTCGGGACATCCGGGCACGATCCCGCGTTTTGGTACGCATCAAACGACTGGCAGAAGGGAACCCCGGTGATGTTAAGTCCGTCGGAGAAGGAGTTTACGAGTTGCGGATTTATTACGGCCCAGGTTATCGAGTATATTACACGAAAATAAATGATGAGATTGTGCTGCTGTTGGTTGGCGGTAATAAAAGCACCCAATCAGGTGACATCAAGAAGGCCCTGCATCTTGCCCGTAATGTATAG
- the ispF gene encoding 2-C-methyl-D-erythritol 2,4-cyclodiphosphate synthase, with protein sequence MRIGHGFDAHRLVEGRKLILGGVDISYELGLAGHSDADVLVHALMDALLGALGEGDIGRHFPDTDEQYKGADSLKLLERVMELVQAKGMKLVNADITVVCQRPKLAPHLETMRGNLATVCGASAEQVNIKATTTEKMGYTGRGEGITAHAVVLLAGPHE encoded by the coding sequence ATGCGCATAGGACATGGTTTTGATGCTCATAGGTTGGTGGAAGGGCGGAAGCTCATTCTTGGTGGAGTGGATATTTCCTATGAGCTGGGTTTGGCTGGTCACTCGGATGCAGATGTCCTGGTTCATGCCCTGATGGATGCGTTGCTCGGGGCTCTTGGGGAAGGGGACATCGGGCGGCATTTCCCGGATACGGATGAGCAGTATAAGGGGGCGGATAGCCTCAAGCTGCTTGAACGGGTGATGGAGTTGGTTCAAGCCAAGGGGATGAAGCTGGTCAACGCGGATATCACCGTGGTTTGCCAGCGGCCCAAGCTTGCGCCTCATTTAGAAACCATGCGGGGCAACCTTGCTACGGTTTGCGGTGCCTCTGCGGAGCAGGTTAATATAAAGGCTACCACTACCGAGAAGATGGGCTATACCGGGCGGGGGGAGGGGATTACTGCTCATGCGGTGGTGTTGTTGGCGGGGCCGCATGAGTGA
- the cysK gene encoding cysteine synthase A: MQIFANLSESVGNTPLVRLGRIGANCAAEVVAKLESANPLSSVKDRIAVAMLDAAEADGLLVPKTTVIEPTSGNTGIGLAFVCAARGYRLILTMPETMSIERRKLLAYLGAELVLTPGAEGMKGAIARAEALLEENAPSWMPNQFANPANPAMHQRTTGPEIWEQTDGAVDILVAGVGTGGTLTGTGRFLKKQNPAIQIVAVEPADSPVLSGGTPGPHKIQGIGAGFVPAILDQGLIDEVVQVTNEEAMQTARCLAGQEGILCGISSGAAAAAALKIGFREENKGKRIVVVLPDTGERYLSTELMESA; the protein is encoded by the coding sequence ATGCAGATTTTTGCAAACCTGTCAGAAAGCGTAGGAAATACCCCCTTGGTTCGTTTGGGCAGGATCGGGGCGAATTGTGCAGCAGAGGTCGTGGCAAAACTGGAATCTGCTAATCCTTTGAGCAGTGTAAAGGACCGCATTGCTGTGGCGATGCTGGATGCCGCTGAGGCCGATGGCCTGCTCGTTCCCAAGACCACGGTCATTGAGCCCACCTCGGGAAATACCGGCATTGGGCTGGCCTTTGTCTGCGCGGCCCGTGGCTACCGCTTGATTCTCACTATGCCGGAGACCATGAGCATAGAGCGCAGAAAGCTGCTTGCTTATCTCGGGGCAGAGCTTGTCCTGACGCCCGGAGCTGAGGGCATGAAAGGGGCCATTGCCCGTGCCGAGGCCTTATTGGAGGAAAATGCACCGAGCTGGATGCCCAATCAGTTCGCTAATCCAGCCAACCCTGCCATGCATCAACGGACAACCGGCCCGGAGATCTGGGAGCAGACTGATGGAGCTGTGGATATCCTGGTTGCCGGGGTAGGCACAGGTGGTACCCTGACAGGCACAGGACGTTTTTTGAAAAAGCAGAACCCTGCAATTCAGATTGTGGCTGTGGAGCCTGCTGATTCACCGGTGCTGTCCGGTGGTACACCCGGTCCACATAAGATTCAAGGGATTGGGGCAGGGTTTGTGCCAGCGATTCTGGATCAAGGACTCATTGATGAGGTCGTTCAGGTTACCAATGAGGAAGCCATGCAGACCGCTCGTTGTCTTGCCGGGCAAGAAGGCATACTCTGCGGAATATCCTCAGGAGCTGCTGCCGCAGCAGCTTTGAAAATCGGGTTCAGGGAGGAAAATAAGGGCAAACGAATTGTGGTCGTGCTGCCTGATACCGGTGAGCGTTATCTGAGCACAGAGTTAATGGAGTCTGCTTGA